The window aattctCTTTGTCATTTTCATCAGCATTCACAGTCTTGCTTTGCAATGTTATTGCTCCCAGTCCTTGAGACTCTACTTCTTTCGTGGCTGCCTGTGAGAGACGGAATCAGGAGTTTAAAATCAAAGCCAGCCAGCACCTAGACAGTAGTTTACACTGAAATGTGTAAATGTGCGTGCTTTCTATTAAAACTAATAGTATGTATCTCTTAGACCCTTCAGACATATACCTACTAGAATAAGCAGTTCCAAAACAACTGCAATGTATTaaccataaaatggtttgggtaggaagggatcttaaagatcatctagttccaatccccctgccacaaACAGGGACAACTTCTGGTAGGCCAGACTgcccaagccccatccaacctggccttgaacacaagATTGTTACCAGTTAACAACTCGAGAGAAATTTTAGTCATAGCCCCAAGTGATATTTATACAGACACACAAATACAATGAATATTTGCTTAACAAGTGAACATGTAGATGTGTGAAACACATTGCAGAGATTTACTAAGACTGCAAACAATATCAAAGTACTCCAAAGTTAGTTTAATATAACTAGATTAGAAACTGAAAACTGACAGGCTTTGCAAGTTCTTCTAGTTCTGTAGCACGTGGCAGGATCAGGCATAACCTTTCCTGTGTTAACAAAAGAAATTTATTACATCCTGCCTAAATTTCTAGCCACAGATTATTTCTTCTCAATTCCCAAGAGGAACAACAGTTCATTACTGTTTATAGAATGCCCAGAGAAATGTAAGATTCCTGCTTTTCCCCAGATTCCCCCCCAGTTATTTGCTACAATATATGACAcatcccttccccaccccctaAAATTAGTCCACATGATATTGCTTTTGCTACTTTGCTAtcaatttttttccctagcatCTTAAGGTGTATTTACTACCTAAGCCataaaataaattctggttGTGCACCACCATTATTACTAAACAGAGTCAACCATCTTCTATCCAACACTGTCTATATAACCACAAGTGATATTTGGGTGTTGCAAAACAGGTCAGAATGTTACTAAGTTGACAGATCCATTACAGGTCAAATATTACATCTTTTTCTGCTTAGCCAGTTGCTCCTGTTTTCacctatttcttcttttgcctctTGTTATTTTTCCGTCATCCAtccaattttcagtcttcttgAAATCTTAACCTGTCCTTCACAGCAGCTTCCTGAAATCCTCAATTCCTGAAAAGTCCTTCCTGAAATCTTAACCTGTCCTTCACAGCAGCTTGCAGAGTCTCTCAACATTTATAAAAGTCAGATAATACAAAATCATTCCCTATTTCACTCATTCATCCATGTAAGTACTGGAAGGCATTTTGGTTACAGAACACTTCcaatcacagaagaaaatgtttcactgTCAGAAACTTCTTAAATATCCAAACTGCCACAACTTTCAGCTGTAAGTTTTCAAAGCACTGGCTCTTTTACAGTGGCTGATGGTAGTGAAGGAAATTCACTATATTGTGTTTTAAGAGTTAACAGTAGGCTTCAAATTGTACTTGTAAAATAATTGTGCTTAGTATAGGTCCTTCTTCCTTGTAAGGCATTACGTGCAGGCTGTTCTTGGGGTAGCTAACCTGTAAGAGCTCTCTGAAGTGCAACAGCTTCCTCAACAGCAGGAGCTGAAAACTTGTAGATTCCAACCTTGACAACAACCTAGAAAAAGCAGCCTAGAAAACAGCAGTAGGCAATGCAGACCCATCACGTggatgaaaaaatgaacatagaatcatagaatagttagggttggaaaggaccttaagatcatctagttccaacccccctgccatgggcagggacaccccacactaaaccatatcacccaaggcttcatccaacctggccttgaacactgccagggatggagcattcactgcctccctgggcaacccattccagtacctcaccaccctaacagtaaagaatttcttccttagatccaatctaaacctctgctgtttaagtttcaactcgataccccttgtcctatcactacagtccctaatgaatagtccctctccagcatccctgtaggcccccttcagatactggaaggctgctatgaggtctccatgcagccttctcttctccaggctgaacagctccaactttctcagtctgtcttcatatgggaggtgcaccagtctcctgatcatcctcgtggccctcctctggacttgttctaacagttccatgccttttttatgttgagggcatcagaactgcacacaacactccaagtgcAATATGCACCTGCAGcctagaaggccaccagatcctgagctgcattaaaaaaaagcctagctAGCAGGTTGAGGGAAGTGAAgctccccttctactctgctttgGTAAGATCCCACTTGGAGTACAGCTCTGGGGGCCCCCAGTATAAGAAGCACATGGACCTGCTCAAGCATCATGAAGATGCTCAGGGAGCTGAAACATCTTTCCTAATGAGACAGGCAGAGAGAGTTGGAGTTGTTCAGAAGGCTCTGTGGAGACCTTATTGCAACAGTTCTATAAAGAAGATGAGGACAAACTTTTTAGCTGGGCCTGTTgaaacaggacaaggggtaatgggtttaaactgaaaaaaaaaaaaaaaagtataagtTCTCTACTCTCTTTCtggtaagaaaatgaaaaccctAGAGGAACTTCAAGTTTGTTTATCTAAAATGTGATTCTTATTACCTTTAGATGACTGCGCTTTTGTAATTGAGTAATTCAATATTCTTTTATAGGAGGTAAACATaagagaaattctttacaatcCTCCTGAAGATGAGCTGAAGGAGGAATGTTGTTCTTGCCAATCTTAAACCACTTTTGAGCAAGACTGTAAGGAGTTTTTTCATTTACAGGAAAGCAGCAATAACAATCTTCTATCTCCTAACTCCTCTGACATTCCTAAAGCTTTCAGTCAAATTAACAGGTCTTGAACTTTCAGTTTTTGCATGAAAATTTATATAAACATCAAATATATAGTTTATTATCTTTTAAGTAGTCTGAGATCAAAACTGCTTCTCTTAAGCACACAGTAACGATGGACctcattttacttattttttcctattttttctaATCAAAAGTTGTGGAAAAAACATTCAGGAGAGACAGTTTAGAGAAGTCTTATTCCCACTTTCTCCTAAACATACAttcaatctttttttaattaatacaatacaaagaaaaacttccttttcttccaacACAGTAACTGAATATTTTCTAAACAACCTATATGGAAGTATAAATCTATTTAATCTTATCAGGCACCTCTTCTGAAATAagatttgaaaatatatttgacaTACCTGTAATAAGAAgttagtttcattttctttcatgaaaagTTCAATGTAAGACTTGATTTTACTTATCAAAACATTGTAACTGAAGGTTTGGAGAAGAGGAACATAGGGAtccttgcttttaattacaGTTGCCAGCTTCATCCTTAAAGGCtaagaaaaacacagctttatACAACATAAATGTATCCTATAGTAAACTTGGCATCTATGCTAAACAGGACATACAGAAAGCTAAACATGATTATACAGTTCTCTGAATATACCTATCCAACTTCACGCTACATTTTGAAAGGGTTCTGAAGTCAGTTAGGCACAATACCAGTTTACTCAGTAAGTGGTTAAATATAACTTTCCAGGGATCCTTATTTTCATGCCCTTTAGGTCTAACACCAAAAGCAAGATTGTCAACGGACCAAACCACCAAGAAAAGGCCACTCATTACTGGGTTCTCTTTTCccactgtcctggtttgagcagtagcagtcatttttctccttcttggtagctgatgcagttctgtgttttgactttcgggctgagaacagttgctgatagccagtatgttttgagttactgcttaaatgtttggtttgtccaaggccttttctgagctcatgctctgccagggaagaggggaggccaggaggaaggagagacaggacacctgacccaggctagccaaagaggtattccataccatagcacgtcatatccaggatgtaaccgggagaaacccggaagggctggagctctggggggatggaggaagtatcagtcagtgctcggtcgggcagggtggggtaaattatgggtcggtggctggtgaggtgttgtattctcttcacttgttattggctttatcattattatttgtagtagtagtagcagtagtgatttgtgttataccttagctattaaactgttcttatctcaacccgtgggggttacattctttggattctccttcctaactctccgggagttgggggaggaaaggggggagggagtgaacgagctgtgtggacttggttttaaaccacgacacccacTTACTGCCTCAAAAAGACTGCCACTGAAAGGGGTTCACAATGTTTAGGAAAAGGGCTATTTAGTACCATAGCATTAAAGACACCCTGATACTGATAATCATAACTTTACATGTTGTCTACCAACCACTCTAAATCTTAAGAGACCAATACATCCAATAATTAACTTCTGTGTACAGGCTGCATTCTTATTTATGAATGAGTACTTAACCACAGACTACACTTTCCAAATATCTGAATGAAGAGTGTATCTGAAGATTTTGTTACAGATATGGAACTATTTATATAGAACACATATCCCAGTATACCAGAGGAAGACAGAGgcagcattttttccttttcctctttttgcctACAGTCCTTTGCTCTTTCCTCCACCCCAGCAAATTCAGGTGTGTGCACTAGCTATTCTTTTAGAGCTATGCACTTGAACTTGGATCTTTCTGAATGATGTAGTCAACATCAAACCAGGAGGTGGCCTGACCCACACATTATCTTTTCCAGATAAAGGAATAATAATATTCACTCTATACTACAGATGCTAAAgagcttttcttccctgtggTGCATCAGTATGTAGAACAGTAATCAGAAGAGACAGAGTGCACTGTAATGGTTCAGAAAAAGACTGATTACTTGGGAGTTTGTTTCTCTATCAGCATATTTATACTGTCTTTACTCTGAGAAAACAGCAGTATCAGACTCCCAGATTCCATAGTGACACCTTACATGAAGTGGGAGATGAAGTTCAGACTGATGCTGTCCACAGTGAAGAACAACTGCTGCTAGAAATAGTCTACTCTCCCACACCACCCATTATTTCTATCAGTCCCCTACCTACaaatttctttttgtatctATAGGTGCCACAGGTGTGTAGGTGACTGCGTAAGCAGCAATCACAATAGGACTTTGCATGTATCATTTGCTAGCTTTGGAAACCCGTTCTCTTAAGGCGAAACAGCTTAATGCAAATTACTACCTTATCTGATTCTGAGTCTGTAAACAGCCTTTCAAGAGCTTCAGCAGCCTCCTTGAAATATCCATTTTCCATATAGACTGCTACAATCTACAACAAATATAATTACAAGACATGTTGAAATATATTtcaactaagaaaaaaaataattcacactTAAGTAGTTTTGTAAGGCTTCCAAAATACAGAGGATTATTTATTTAAGGGTTACCAACAATTACCTAGTTTTAACAGTTAGTTCTAAAGTAGCATTAAACCTCACTTATAAAGGTTCAAAGCCTTTTTGCCAGGCTTTTAAAAGGACACTCGCTGATTTAAAATGTCCCATACTTACCTACCAGGTATTGCTTTAATCTTTCCCAGATTTTCAGTCCCAGTACCTGTCAACATGTTTTCACATGTGTGATAGCAAAGGTTTTCCcatacaaataattatttttaagcaaagaaaaaacaaaaaagctactaataatatatttaaaagctCAAGATacaaatggttttatttttttttttaagattggCAGCTTTTGAAACAATTTTGAACTGCGACAAACACGAACCAACTTAGACAGGAAAAGGTTTGCTGTACAGATCTAATTACTCTGTATTGAAAGTACAACAAACTTAGAAATTTAGTTCAGCCTGCTAATAGCCCAAACTTCTTGTAAAATGACGCGTTTTAGCAGAATAGATAGCACCCTAAAGCATTTTAAGTCACACAAACCTGAATTTGAATCAACTGATGAATATCTTTATGAAGCTTTTCCAGTTcaacttcttccttttcaagTAAAGTCCAGAAAGACAGGGCAGATTCCAAAGGTGAAATTCTTTTATCATTTTCAAAATGACATTctttgggaagggaagagaggagatagaaaaaagtattttaaaaatttgaaGGGTAAAGctaattatattatttatacaCAATAAAGTAATATGCACTATACTTtacttcaattattttttcctccattttttaGTCTCTCTTCAAGTGTGTTTAGAGACGCAGGTTAAATGCCTTCTTTTCAGAGAGACTGGTTCTTCTTGCCCTTGCTAATAACATTACTGTTACATTTTTAAGGGAGGTTACATGTCTGGTATTTACTGTTCACTTAAACTTGCAGTAGTGCTAAGTTTAGCATCTTGTATTCAGGCTGGCATTAACAATACTCTTGCATTGTTTGGCATCAGATATCAAAACACTCGGTATCAATATTGGTAATTTTGTAATATAACCACTATCttaaggtttgttttttgtgctccctctctctccctcaaGTCTATATATTTGGGTCTTTACTTTTAGTTACATTAGAAGAGGTTAAACTCAGAGGGAAATTCAAACAGCttaacacagaaaaagcagaagcaaccTCCTGTGTCATAGTACTGCTGTGCCAACACCAAGGTTTGCACAAACTCCCAGCAAGCAGGATCTGTAACCAGTTTTGGCAGAAATCTAGCCCAGCCAAATAACCCTCAACACTCTAGGAACAGTTTCCTAGTCTGGTCATTGCCCACTTAAAAGATGCAGTAGGAGATGGCAGATGCAcaacactgcttttttttttattcatgacACTGCCAGCTTAGCTTAAGATGTTCACTGAACCACAGCCTTACTTATTCCTTAATTTTAGATGACATAGCAGAATCTCTCACAGCATCTTATTTCATACAGTAGTTTTCAGACAGAAGGTAAACAATTTAAGCAATGctgtaaatataaaaaatatttgacaCCGACTGCAACAGAAgataaacactgaaaatttaaatagtatcatatatatagatacacacattaaagaaaaaatcaacaacaacaaaaaacacacccaaaaaacaataacaaagcaCACTTCTGGTTTCTCTACTTATTGTTTCAATCAAGTAATGACACTTCATATTAAGGTTATTATAATATTAGAAAACCAAAGTGTTTAAGTTAAAGAGCTGGCATCTGAGACAGCCTACTCTATTTTAAGGCTCAATacagaataattattttaataactggAAACAAATGAGGAGAGCTACCACACAATGTATTAGCTTTCCATGTATACTGTGCAACTACATCTGATGTAATACCCACTTAAGCACATGCAATCTTCCTTACCATACAGGTCATTGTGTATACTGCTAGATAAAAAACAGACACTGAATTTATATTGACAAGTGTTATATACAACAAAAATATAGTTTTAAAGCATTATCAGCAAAGTTGCATAATTTGTATATTATGAGAAccagattttaatatttaaaatatttcaagttgAACTAAATCAAGAAAAGTATTATTTGACAAGTAACAtcagaaatttcattttataaaaaCAATCCTTTCTGTCACACTTCTTCCATGCTCATGCTGGCAACAATGGTTTTATAGACCTTAAATTCCAGTGAGTTTTATCAAGCAGTAAAAACTATCAGCAGAAAAGTTAAGTCTTCCAGAAACTTGAGCATGGATGCAAAGTCAGTTTGGCTAAACCAACAAGTTGTGAATACAGCCAAACAGAAGATATGACAGTAAGAGTCCCAAGGACCTGTGCCCAGCTATAAGACTTACAGCCTTCTATAAGAAACAAGGGACGCCATCCTTTTCATCCATATTCTTATTCCTACTGCTTGTCCTACTTTAACCTCTAGAGTTACATGTGCAGAAAGGAATGCATATTCTGTGCTTTAAACTTGCAAATATCATTCACCAATAAAATAGTCAATCTTttccaaaatgttattttgttgATACTAACCTGACCAAAACCTCCATCCCTATAACTTAAGCAGCATACAGTCATTCAAACTCAAAGCAGCTAAATCACTCAGCACAGAACAACACTGGTCCTGCATACATGTGGCATAAAGACAGTCCAAAAGGTAGAGTTCAGACATTTtattagatatatatataaacatatgttCAGTAAGACTGTGTGAAACATAGCCTTTACTGTAGATAAAGGTATTAGCATACATAATAGAACTCTGTGGAAATTCATGCAAATCTATTTAAAcatgcggggggggggagggggggggggaagttaTTTAccaagtttttttccttttgcgATCCTTATCAAAAGCTGACAGAGgtacaccttttttttctgatgtgtaGGTATTTTGGAGAGGCCATTAGTAAGAGCTAGAAAAGAAAAGTTAAGTCAGTCTTGTTCCAGCACTGCCACAGTGTGGCTAGAAATATACTAGGCACTATGTTATCAGGCTTTAATAACCTACTAAATTTCTAATTCATTAGGGAACAGATGAAAGCATTTATCTAATATCAGTCAATGTTAGAAGAACTTAAATCATAATAAAGAATTTGACCTGAAAAACCTTCCCCTCTTGCAGTTCACAACAGTAGCCTAGAAGTGGTAAGATGCATCACAGGCATATATCATTAAATTAGAAGACCACCATATTTTACATAAGTAAGTGAAGTTTTATTTATCTGGGTAACTTACTCTGAAAGACAACTGCCTGCTCCAGGGAACATTCATATGGAATGCTCACAAAACATGAGCCATATGCAGATGGTCAACATTTACACGTTGCCATAGCAACTGCCAGATCAAAAACAGCAAAAGCTACAAGGAGAGATTAGTCAGAAATATAAATCTAAAAGGGAAATCCTCCTTGCAAGGCTGGAAGCTAACAAGCATTATTACATAATTTAGAATAGGAGCCATCATGAGATTATTTCCATCATGCTGGTTTACTGTGAACTTCATATTTTTTGTGTTGAACATAGTAATTTATCTTGACAGCATAATACAGAaacattcaaaatgaaaagtgaagAATGTATCAAGTGACTTATCCAAATTGCAGACAACACTCTATTTCAGGAAGTGTTTATGTACACATTTCTGTGTCAACCTAGCAAAAGAAAGGATTCCAGGGCATGGGACCCCCAAGTTCTGCAATGACAACTAGGGCACATAACATCGTTTTACTTGGAAGCAAGTACGTAGCCTGCTTGCTTATTAGCATACAATCACCTATGGACAATGGATAAGCATTAAATTACAAAGTAACTAAAACAGCCCTAAATGATTCCCAGGATAATGTCATTTGGGCTTGGAAGAacatatttacaattgcttcaATTATGACAGAGCTTTTAATTCCTATAGCCAAAACAGGAAGTAGAAGTACATTGCTTAGAACAGAAGTGCCAGTCATTATGATCACAAATGCAATCATCTTCCACAGCTGACAAAAGAGTCCAATTTCAAAGAGTTTGGATGAATTCTACGATGGAGACAAGCACTCTCATAATGCCTGAACACGGAGCCAGAGCTTGTAGATTCTGGAAATGGGCAGAATCCTGCAGCTGAAGAATTCCACAAGCCAAAAGCTGCCGAGTAGCTTGATATCTTTCaatttcctctgctcttttaAGGTGCACCAACACTGATGCTTTAGTTCTGAGCAgggatgcatttttaaatttaaattttgcatttaaaatgcaaactttCTGTTCTCAGTTTGTACAGTGGAGACATCTTCAGTATACACATTGAATTCCTTTAGAGCTATTCCAAAGGGAAACAAACCTGGAATAGTTTACTGTGTGGACAGCAAGTCCTTAGCAGCAATGACCCACAAGTAATGTAGACAAACAGAAAGAGACATAGCCTTAGTACTACAGACTTAGTTCTCTAGACTCTTCCACTTCTCCACTCCAAGGCAGTTTCTCTATTATTTAGTTAGTAGTGCCCTTAATTATATGACAAGCTTTCCTCCCTGTGACCACTCAAATCTATTTCTCATCTTAGTCTTTCATTAGATACCCTACAAATACAGCTCCTTACCATGTAGGTACCTACACAAGCTCATTCAGATATATTGACCACAATACCCTGTCATGGAAGGATAAAGTAGGCAGAGCATATGACCTTGCCATGCTGTCTTTTAAGTCCTTAATTCCAGGTAACTACCTATTTCTACTTGGCAGTGTAATGAGCTGTATGGCAATACTATTTATTACCTAACAAAATAGCTTGTGCTGTTCCCTTAGCCTTCCTGCTTCTCTGCACTTGCTCTGGTTTGAACTGACCTTCTTGTCGACAGCCAATCATCATTTCAGTAGGGTCTCCCTGTGACACTGTACCTTTGTATTTCTATGAAAAAACTACACTGACTTCTACAACACAATTTAGTGCTTAGTTTTTCCCCATAGACTTTTACACTTCTGACTTTGTAATCCTATAGGATGAGTATGCCCAACTCTTTCCTGTTGGAAAGGCAGGAACAAACAACAAGGCAGGAACAAATTCCAAAGTCATTATTAGTTTCCAGCTCCACAGGACACTGTATTTTGTTCAGTTTAGTAATTTCCACCAATATGGTCCTAAAAAGTTCTCCTGCTCTAAGGAAATATTCCAATCTGCTTCTGTGTTGACAGTGACTCCTTCCCACCTACATCTTGGTGAAATTTCAGTACAACTTTCCCACTGAGCCATGGTCCCAAGGCCAAATGGAAAAGCCCCACTACTCATTTAATCAAGCAGCACCTCATTCAATGCACTTTATTATCTTTAGATTTCTTACCTCTCACTTGCCATAGTATTCCATTCCTTGCAAAAGTTTAAATAAGTCACACATTCACATTAACCTGAACCAAGAACACAtgcacaacacagaaaaaaacaaaacaaaataaaccaaaacccccaaagctCTAGCCTGGTatcttcaggaaagaaattttCTAAGAAAAGGCATCATATATCCATCAAATTTATCTGAGGCATGGATATTTGCTTCCAGCTGTTAACTACTCTTAagtatttctcatttaaaatgcatGCTTACTCATTCAAATACAGCCACTAGACTTTAGCCCACCTTTATCTGCTAGACAAGAGTTACTTGAAATACCTTTTTCTAGTTTTACCATAAGCCTGAATACAAACTCAAGGAACTCTGTATATTTAAGCAATTCTACACTGTTCTTCAGCACATTTGCATCTCTTCACTAAaccctctttattttttctgtagcttTGAACTCAGCATATGAAGCCTCAGCTTAAATAAGCACTGACAGTATGTAGGTAACTACATTATACATTCAAGCTTCACAGAACTGAGATGACAGATTAACACCAATGCTGTATTCACCTCGTCATCTAAAAGCCCTCAACCCAGCCACTCAGCAACCACAGGTCACTGGAACAGTTCAGCTTGTTTCCCTCCCTGGATCCATTCCACCAAAACATTGAAATTCCCCAGACTTACAATTATTTTACACCACTCCAGCACAGCTGCCATACCACACTCTGAACCCAAACACCAGTGAATTAAACAAGTGAACGAAAAATCAGTCTCCGCTGTTTTATTATGTGCAAACGTTGCTGATGCCAGCAGACAGCCTCAAGAGACTACCCTGTATTGTAAGAATCTTCTTAAGTCCTCAAAAGAGCTGAAAACCTCCTAGCGACCACCGTCATTAGAAGGCTATATGCATGCATAAAACGTGCTTACACAAAATACAAAGTGCAGAAGCACTATTAGTGCTTTAGGCCACTCTTTACTGTGATAAAGACAGCTACTCCTCACACTGCAGGGACACAGTGATCCTACAGCCGCGGACGCCCACTCCCTCAGAACCTTAACAGCTGCCGCCCCTCACCATGCGCCACGTCGCTCCACCGCTGGAACTCTGCGGGGCACCCGTCCCCGAAGTGCcgacacaggcagcagcaggagaactCCAGCATCCAGCCCGCGGCCACCGCCTTCACCTCAGCCGACGGGGCCGAATTCTTACCGGTCGCCGCCGCCATCTTCAGCCCGAGCACCAACAGCAACGGTTCGAGCCTTGCCGCCCGCAGCCATTCAGCGCGGCCGCCTGCTCTCCGCCCCGCAACGTCACTTCCACTGGTGGGCGGGGTAGCGCCGTTCAGAGCTCGGATGGATGATGGGGTGTTTGGTGTGGGGTAGGGGTTTTTGCTCGGCAAGCGcttgtggggctgctggaggcCTGTTGCAGAGTAACCCCCTTAACTGCGAGCTGAATAAACGACGTGGTGGGATGTGAGCGGCTCGGGGCACCCTGTTCCTTGACGGAAATGTTGTGGAACATCCAGGCCATGTGCTGGCTGGCCACTGGTGATTTGAGAGCTTTCCTCTTGCTGTTGCTGCGTCCTGAGAGTAGGAGACTAACAGTGCAAACATGGGTGTGCTGTGCATGTGTGATAGGAAGGGCTGCCGTGGCTTAACCCGAGCCAGAACTAAGTACAGCACAGCCACTTGATTGcgcttccctgctgctgccagtgggatggggtggggaatagaaagaaaagataaaacatgTGGGTTGAGAAGTACcgtttaataattgaaataaagtacaATACACTAAATGAGGGGAAATgacagcaataataaaaaaaaaatagcgCCAAACCTGCAAGTAATGCATGATACAATTGCACACCACCTGttgaccgatacccagcctgacccaagcagtgatctagcccttctaggaaactgcccccagtttatatactgggcatgatgtgctgtggtatggaatacctgtttggttaatttgggtcaggtgtcctgcctctgcttcctcctggcttcttgtgcccctcacttgcagagcatgagactgaaaagtccttgatcagggcaAGTGCTattgagcaacaactaaaaacatgggtgttatcagtgttgtttttAGATTAAAAGTCaaaacactgcactgcaccagctgctaggaagaacATTAACTATCCCAGCTGGAACCAGGACAAGGGCTTCACTTTGAGATTTAATGTTTGGCAATGGTTGTAAGCTTATGTTGTAGTATGTTTGCATGTGTATCTACAATAACAACTTCAAGGACATGAATTCTTTAGAACAGGCAGATTTGCTGTTATTTGCCACACTGCTTTGATAGTATTCATGATAATGGCAAACCTGAAACTGTGACAAGCTTTATCAGGCTGCTGAGAATCTCAGGAATCAAAATTCTTAGTATGCTTGCCATGAACCAGGTAGACATCGAAAATAAGGTCATTATGCATTAATCTTCAATTGAGCATGCATCTGGGGGGCTTAGTAGTAGGAACTGCAACAGGAGGGTATGTTTAAGCTCAAAAATTACCATGACCGAACAACAGCAGGAGCAAACCTGCAAACTTGGCTTTTTGGCAGCAGTCCTATTCTGGTCCCCTTCAGAGAATCTTCAGAGGATTCTGACTGCAGTGGTTCAAATGGAGAAGATGGTTCTGTGATGAACACTTGAGTGGTGTCTGGTTTTCCTTTAGTTACCATCTTTATTTATGGGTGGATTTTTGTATGTAGGTTATCTCCACCCTTAAGACCTGGAAGGATGAAGATGCCTGTGCACCTTACCAACAGTACTACATTATTTCTGCCTGCTTTGTGGTGATTTGGAGGACAAACTCTCCagcagagtttcaagttgacaagcaggta of the Melopsittacus undulatus isolate bMelUnd1 chromosome 1, bMelUnd1.mat.Z, whole genome shotgun sequence genome contains:
- the TERF1 gene encoding telomeric repeat-binding factor 1 isoform X1; this encodes MAAATGKNSAPSAEVKAVAAGWMLEFSCCCLCRHFGDGCPAEFQRWSDVAHALTNGLSKIPTHQKKKVYLCQLLIRIAKGKKLECHFENDKRISPLESALSFWTLLEKEEVELEKLHKDIHQLIQIQIVAVYMENGYFKEAAEALERLFTDSESDKPLRMKLATVIKSKDPYVPLLQTFSYNVLISKIKSYIELFMKENETNFLLQAATKEVESQGLGAITLQSKTVNADENDKENLETKQRPHSGGKLREATVLQSLNGLQNVEKQGHALVSTRKKQRWTYKEDLKLKLGVKEFGVGNWAKILVHGDFNNRTSVMLKDRWRTLCKIQKN
- the TERF1 gene encoding telomeric repeat-binding factor 1 isoform X2; translated protein: MAAATALTNGLSKIPTHQKKKVYLCQLLIRIAKGKKLECHFENDKRISPLESALSFWTLLEKEEVELEKLHKDIHQLIQIQIVAVYMENGYFKEAAEALERLFTDSESDKPLRMKLATVIKSKDPYVPLLQTFSYNVLISKIKSYIELFMKENETNFLLQAATKEVESQGLGAITLQSKTVNADENDKENLETKQRPHSGGKLREATVLQSLNGLQNVEKQGHALVSTRKKQRWTYKEDLKLKLGVKEFGVGNWAKILVHGDFNNRTSVMLKDRWRTLCKIQKN